In one Gimesia sp. genomic region, the following are encoded:
- a CDS encoding MlaD family protein — MTDRQIQFRVGLFVISALLTGAGMIFQFGQLENLWKKKYTVAMRFESISGVHRGTPVVRHGIRIGEVDKIITSDSKPGVVLLVKIDETQHLRKDASPQIVTSIMGDSKIVISPGVDKKFLEPGERLIGQASTDPMEVVYRMEQQVSKTLSAFTETSQEWGKLAGNMNRLLETKEGNIDVVVERAATSLEEFSQAMRQMNAMMKNVNMLVADPQQQENLKRSLAAMPAMIESTQRTISSVEVAVQKAGQNLDNLSRVTDPLAKHSQSMVVKLDRSLSRLDAMMAELNSFTRALNQGDGSLKKFISDPDLYRNMNRSASSLTVLLNNLEPIARDIRIFSDRIARHPEILGVSGAMKGSSGIKESGEQQPSRVRQSGYSFPATKQP; from the coding sequence ATGACGGATCGCCAGATACAATTTCGAGTAGGACTGTTCGTGATTTCTGCACTGCTGACTGGTGCGGGGATGATCTTTCAGTTCGGCCAGCTGGAAAACCTCTGGAAGAAGAAATATACCGTTGCGATGCGGTTCGAGTCGATTTCCGGCGTGCATCGTGGAACGCCCGTCGTGCGGCACGGCATCCGCATTGGTGAAGTCGATAAGATCATTACCAGCGACAGCAAGCCGGGTGTGGTGCTGCTGGTTAAGATCGATGAAACACAGCATCTGCGGAAAGATGCCAGCCCGCAGATTGTGACGAGCATCATGGGGGATTCGAAGATCGTGATCTCGCCGGGTGTCGATAAGAAGTTTCTGGAGCCAGGCGAGCGGCTGATTGGCCAGGCTTCGACGGATCCGATGGAAGTTGTCTATCGTATGGAACAGCAGGTGAGCAAGACGTTGTCTGCCTTCACCGAGACCAGCCAGGAATGGGGTAAGCTGGCGGGGAATATGAACCGACTGCTGGAGACCAAAGAAGGCAATATTGATGTCGTGGTCGAACGGGCGGCGACATCGCTGGAGGAATTCTCACAGGCGATGCGGCAGATGAACGCGATGATGAAGAATGTGAATATGCTCGTCGCCGATCCTCAGCAGCAGGAGAATCTGAAACGTTCGCTGGCTGCGATGCCGGCGATGATCGAGAGTACTCAGCGGACGATCTCGTCCGTGGAAGTCGCGGTCCAGAAAGCAGGACAGAACCTGGATAACCTGTCGCGGGTCACCGATCCGCTGGCGAAGCACAGCCAGTCGATGGTGGTTAAGCTTGACCGGAGCCTGTCGCGTCTGGATGCCATGATGGCCGAGCTGAATTCATTCACGCGGGCTCTGAACCAGGGAGACGGATCGCTCAAGAAATTTATCTCCGATCCGGACCTGTATCGGAATATGAACCGGTCGGCCAGTTCGCTGACGGTCCTGTTGAACAACCTCGAACCGATCGCGCGGGACATCCGCATCTTCAGCGACCGGATTGCCCGCCACCCGGAAATTCTGGGAGTGAGCGGGGCGATGAAGGGGAGTTCAGGCATCAAGGAGTCCGGCGAACAACAACCCTCGCGGGTCAGGCAGTCGGGGTATTCGTTCCCTGCTACGAAACAGCCCTGA
- a CDS encoding ABC transporter permease: protein MSSASPSVPRDTIIHGLGRGVINLVCLLGDLFLFAWEMLGWIITRLPPRSNLWSCMYHIGIQSIPVILITGGFIGMVLAVQSYDQFKLMHLENQIGAVIAISLVEELGPVLAAIMLAGRVGTSMSAELGTMRVTEQIDALRALGADPIHYLVVPRFLACCLLIPLLTIIADAIGILGGWFFSTQILGVDSFYYWYYSKNFVFAYDVMGGIFKSFFFGAAISLISCHRGFHCGAGAEGVGKAATEAFVYSFIVIMILDFMLGVSIVNFYHFMQTVYPGVLR, encoded by the coding sequence ATGTCATCGGCTTCACCTTCGGTCCCGCGAGACACCATTATTCATGGCCTGGGACGCGGAGTGATCAATCTTGTCTGTCTGCTGGGCGACCTGTTCCTGTTTGCCTGGGAAATGCTGGGCTGGATCATCACCCGGCTGCCTCCCCGGAGTAATCTCTGGTCGTGCATGTATCACATCGGGATTCAGAGTATCCCCGTGATTCTGATTACGGGCGGCTTTATCGGTATGGTGCTCGCGGTGCAGTCTTACGATCAGTTCAAGCTGATGCATCTGGAGAACCAGATTGGTGCCGTGATTGCGATTTCGCTGGTCGAAGAACTCGGTCCCGTGCTGGCAGCCATCATGCTGGCGGGACGCGTCGGAACTTCCATGTCTGCGGAACTGGGAACGATGCGGGTGACCGAACAGATCGACGCCTTACGTGCACTCGGTGCAGACCCGATTCACTACCTGGTGGTACCCCGGTTCCTGGCCTGCTGCCTGCTGATTCCACTGTTGACTATCATCGCGGATGCGATCGGCATTCTGGGGGGCTGGTTTTTCAGTACCCAGATCCTGGGAGTCGATTCTTTTTACTACTGGTATTATTCGAAAAATTTTGTGTTCGCTTATGATGTCATGGGCGGAATTTTCAAGAGCTTCTTTTTTGGTGCTGCTATTTCTTTGATCTCCTGTCACCGGGGCTTCCATTGCGGGGCTGGTGCGGAAGGGGTTGGTAAAGCGGCAACCGAAGCGTTTGTGTATTCCTTTATTGTGATCATGATTCTCGACTTCATGCTGGGGGTTTCGATTGTCAACTTCTACCACTTCATGCAGACCGTGTATCCGGGTGTGCTCAGGTAG
- a CDS encoding SRPBCC family protein encodes MEITYHEEILAPIEIVFDFLNDDEKMKLWMEGLESTEYPEGKNDDAPVGTIFVQTIREGGHSQQYAGIVTEYDPPTLIGVQLQSNAFRVDVTYELTDRGRKTDLDYTCELVFASLFYRIIGVLFKGLTNRILKNQMKLLKQLSEQAAVRRSPPPEA; translated from the coding sequence TTGGAGATCACCTACCATGAGGAAATCCTCGCTCCCATCGAAATCGTCTTCGACTTTCTGAATGACGATGAAAAGATGAAACTCTGGATGGAAGGGCTCGAGTCGACCGAGTATCCCGAAGGCAAAAATGACGATGCCCCCGTGGGCACGATCTTTGTGCAAACCATTCGGGAAGGCGGGCACTCACAGCAGTATGCGGGCATCGTCACTGAATACGATCCTCCCACACTGATCGGCGTGCAGCTGCAGAGCAATGCCTTTCGCGTCGACGTCACCTATGAGCTGACTGACCGGGGACGCAAAACCGATCTGGATTACACCTGCGAGCTGGTCTTCGCTTCGCTGTTCTATCGCATCATCGGTGTACTCTTCAAAGGTCTGACAAATCGGATCCTGAAAAACCAGATGAAATTACTGAAACAGCTGTCAGAACAGGCAGCCGTCCGTCGCTCTCCTCCACCGGAAGCGTAG
- a CDS encoding ATP-binding cassette domain-containing protein, translated as MNERKSDPDYVVELRNVSRRFGVHDVLRDITFGVRRGETLVVIGESGCGKSVTMKMIMSLLEPSTGDVLWHGRSIKDRSTRELHRDRLRIGYLFQGAALFDSLSVYENVAFGLKQNTKLKKAEIDQIVVERLREVGLSETICQKKPAQLSGGMKKRVGLARALAMTPEVMLYDEPTTGLDPVMTDVINELILQTRARRPVTSIVVTHDMSTVRKVADRIIMLYPLSRLQPDEPQIVFEGTAEEAFQSSNPRVHQFVHGEAGDRLREMAEAG; from the coding sequence ATGAATGAACGGAAATCAGATCCGGATTATGTTGTCGAACTGCGGAACGTCTCGCGGCGTTTCGGGGTGCATGACGTGTTACGCGATATTACGTTCGGTGTCCGACGCGGTGAGACGCTGGTCGTGATCGGCGAGAGTGGTTGCGGCAAAAGTGTGACCATGAAAATGATCATGAGCCTGCTGGAGCCCTCAACCGGTGACGTGCTCTGGCACGGGCGTTCGATCAAAGATCGCAGCACGCGGGAACTGCACCGCGACCGACTGCGGATCGGCTACCTCTTTCAGGGGGCAGCTTTGTTCGACAGTCTTTCGGTCTATGAAAATGTGGCGTTCGGGCTGAAGCAGAATACCAAGCTGAAGAAAGCGGAAATCGACCAGATTGTCGTCGAGCGGCTGCGAGAAGTCGGCCTGTCGGAAACCATCTGTCAGAAGAAGCCGGCCCAGTTATCCGGCGGGATGAAAAAGCGGGTCGGGCTGGCGCGGGCGCTGGCCATGACTCCGGAAGTCATGCTGTATGATGAGCCCACGACTGGACTGGATCCGGTCATGACTGACGTGATTAACGAGTTGATTCTGCAGACACGAGCCCGTCGGCCAGTAACGAGTATTGTGGTCACGCACGATATGAGCACGGTCAGAAAGGTCGCGGATCGGATCATCATGCTGTATCCACTGTCTCGACTGCAGCCCGATGAACCACAGATTGTATTCGAAGGGACCGCGGAGGAAGCCTTTCAGTCCTCCAACCCCCGCGTGCATCAGTTCGTCCACGGCGAAGCCGGGGATCGACTGCGGGAGATGGCAGAAGCGGGTTAA
- a CDS encoding GntR family transcriptional regulator, with protein MSLKNYIKNDLEVRLRSGQELPAALTLEALSDHYQVSFSPVRLALAELVDAGLLQKGANRRLEVNQGKIKPLKKGQSAALPKPPTDMFELITNDFVKLSLQGEPVDIREEATAKQYNISRSSLRIILNRLAGAGILDHIPRRGWRLRPFRQEDMQAFLEVRELLELKALELAKPRLVKEELQQILDGNVIPESKDAEVLIDNSLHAYIIEKAGNHYIQDFFQRQGKYYDILFDWEDQDRETAIETVRQHQAILQALIAEDWKTARKALSYHIKDNHPILSKIVKQS; from the coding sequence ATGTCACTGAAAAATTACATCAAGAATGATCTCGAAGTTCGCTTGCGCAGCGGGCAGGAGTTACCGGCAGCGTTGACGCTGGAAGCGCTGTCGGATCATTACCAGGTCAGTTTTTCTCCAGTGCGGCTGGCACTTGCGGAACTGGTAGATGCGGGGTTGCTTCAGAAGGGAGCCAACCGTCGCCTGGAGGTCAATCAGGGGAAGATCAAGCCGCTGAAGAAGGGACAGTCTGCTGCGCTCCCCAAACCGCCGACGGATATGTTCGAACTGATCACGAATGATTTCGTGAAACTGAGTCTGCAGGGCGAACCAGTCGATATCCGGGAGGAAGCGACTGCGAAACAGTACAACATCAGCCGATCCTCACTGCGGATTATCCTCAATCGCCTGGCGGGAGCCGGGATTCTGGATCACATTCCCCGCAGGGGCTGGCGGCTGAGACCGTTTCGTCAGGAAGACATGCAGGCGTTTCTGGAAGTGCGCGAACTGCTGGAGCTCAAGGCCCTCGAGCTGGCGAAACCGCGACTGGTCAAAGAGGAACTGCAGCAGATCCTGGACGGAAATGTGATTCCGGAATCAAAAGATGCTGAAGTGTTGATCGATAACAGTCTGCACGCCTACATCATTGAGAAAGCGGGCAATCATTACATCCAGGACTTCTTTCAGCGGCAGGGGAAATACTATGACATCCTGTTTGACTGGGAAGACCAGGACCGGGAGACGGCCATCGAAACGGTGCGGCAGCATCAGGCCATTCTGCAGGCACTGATTGCAGAGGACTGGAAGACCGCCCGCAAAGCGTTGTCGTATCATATCAAAGATAATCATCCGATTCTGAGTAAGATTGTGAAGCAGTCTTAA
- a CDS encoding DUF1549 domain-containing protein produces the protein MFRPNMRVYVSLLIVFSCPTLVPHLVCANSATKADEPLVASKPTLPVVRRISSLIDEQIRKGTKDYAKLASPVCSDAEFVRRVYLDLTGRIPTVTQTRAFLDDSHPDKRATLVDQLLESPEYARHISQRLDVMLMERLRKKYINVTLWEEYLRDAVAENKHLDQLVREILAADGSGKGQQAEARFYLARDGDVNELTRDISRIFLGADLTCAQCHDHPEVADWKQDHYYGISAFLVRSFVFTDKKKKQTVFAEKAEGEVKFESVFEVRDKTSKGPETTLPVVFNGPKVDEPAFKKGEEYKVKPAKDVRPIPKYSRRAQLGDALTSSQNRRFARTMANRLWAMVMGRGIVHPLDADHSDNPPSHPELLELLTDEFTASGYDLKWYLRELVLSKTYQRSSSNELFASKSDQELSDAQFAHAILKPLTPEQFSRSVLEATGQAEVYRQSLKDKLSEAALRKNLVGYERQFVSLFGGLPGEPVEGFETTADQILYLSNNGSIQGILSPRSGNTADRVLKIPADQPEQIAEELYLSVLSRRPDATETQEVAELLAGKTGTARNDMVIDLVWALMMSSEFRFNH, from the coding sequence ATGTTTCGACCAAACATGCGCGTTTACGTTTCGCTTCTGATCGTTTTCTCATGCCCGACCCTGGTTCCACACCTGGTATGTGCCAATTCTGCGACCAAAGCTGATGAGCCGCTTGTCGCCAGTAAGCCGACTTTACCCGTCGTCCGTCGAATCTCGTCTCTGATTGATGAACAGATTCGGAAGGGCACCAAAGATTATGCGAAGCTCGCTTCCCCCGTTTGCAGTGATGCAGAATTTGTCCGCCGGGTGTATCTCGATCTGACAGGACGCATTCCCACGGTTACACAGACGCGTGCGTTTCTGGATGACAGCCATCCGGACAAGCGGGCCACCCTGGTAGATCAACTACTGGAATCACCCGAGTACGCGCGGCACATTTCTCAGCGTCTGGATGTGATGCTGATGGAGCGGCTGCGGAAGAAGTACATCAACGTGACCTTGTGGGAGGAGTACCTGCGGGATGCGGTCGCGGAGAATAAACACCTGGATCAACTGGTGCGGGAAATTCTGGCCGCCGATGGTTCCGGGAAGGGACAACAGGCGGAGGCACGATTTTACCTGGCCCGCGATGGGGATGTGAATGAACTCACGCGTGACATCAGCCGCATTTTTCTGGGAGCCGACCTGACGTGTGCCCAGTGCCACGATCACCCGGAAGTCGCGGACTGGAAACAGGATCATTATTACGGCATCTCAGCCTTCCTGGTCCGCAGTTTTGTTTTCACGGATAAAAAGAAAAAGCAGACCGTGTTTGCCGAGAAGGCAGAGGGTGAAGTCAAATTTGAGTCGGTCTTTGAGGTTCGCGATAAAACTTCCAAGGGGCCCGAGACAACTTTACCGGTTGTGTTCAATGGTCCCAAGGTTGACGAGCCCGCTTTCAAAAAAGGGGAAGAGTATAAGGTCAAACCGGCCAAAGATGTGCGGCCGATTCCCAAGTACAGCCGACGGGCGCAACTGGGGGATGCGTTGACCTCATCACAGAATCGACGCTTCGCCCGGACGATGGCCAATCGTCTGTGGGCAATGGTGATGGGGCGGGGAATCGTGCATCCGCTGGACGCCGATCATTCCGATAATCCGCCTTCGCATCCCGAGCTGCTGGAACTGTTGACGGATGAGTTCACTGCCAGCGGATATGATCTGAAGTGGTATCTGCGGGAACTGGTGCTGAGCAAAACCTATCAGCGTTCAAGTAGCAATGAGCTGTTTGCGAGTAAGTCCGATCAGGAACTGTCTGACGCGCAGTTTGCCCATGCGATTTTGAAGCCCCTGACTCCAGAACAGTTTTCGCGTTCCGTGCTGGAAGCGACGGGACAGGCTGAAGTGTATCGGCAGAGCTTGAAGGATAAACTTTCAGAAGCAGCCTTGCGGAAGAATCTGGTTGGATACGAACGCCAGTTTGTGTCGCTGTTTGGTGGCCTGCCCGGTGAACCGGTGGAAGGTTTTGAAACAACGGCCGATCAGATCCTGTATCTGTCCAACAATGGATCAATTCAGGGTATCCTTTCGCCACGCAGTGGAAATACGGCAGATCGAGTTCTGAAGATCCCCGCGGATCAGCCGGAACAGATTGCCGAGGAACTGTATTTGAGTGTCTTGAGTCGTCGTCCCGATGCGACTGAGACTCAGGAAGTCGCCGAACTGCTGGCAGGAAAAACCGGCACGGCGCGAAATGACATGGTGATCGATCTCGTCTGGGCATTGATGATGTCTTCAGAATTCCGATTCAATCATTAA
- a CDS encoding VOC family protein encodes MSDIPKISPFLWFDNNAEEAIDYYTSIFKNSKRFDVSRYGEGGPGPAGSVMVAAFELEGQRFTALNGGPLFKFNEAISFVVNCDSQDELDEYWEKLSAGGEPGQCGWLKDRFGLSWQIVPTILPELMQTGDAEKTGRVMAALMQMTKLEIAGLQRAFNGA; translated from the coding sequence ATGTCAGATATTCCGAAAATCTCCCCCTTCCTCTGGTTCGACAACAACGCAGAAGAGGCCATCGATTATTACACTTCGATTTTCAAAAACTCGAAACGCTTCGATGTGTCACGTTACGGCGAAGGGGGACCGGGGCCCGCGGGGTCGGTGATGGTCGCAGCTTTTGAACTGGAGGGCCAGCGATTTACCGCGTTGAACGGCGGTCCCCTGTTCAAGTTCAACGAAGCGATTTCGTTCGTGGTGAATTGCGACAGTCAGGACGAGCTCGACGAATACTGGGAAAAACTGTCAGCGGGAGGCGAACCGGGCCAGTGTGGCTGGCTCAAAGACCGGTTCGGCCTTTCCTGGCAGATCGTGCCGACAATCCTGCCCGAGTTGATGCAGACGGGAGATGCGGAGAAAACCGGCCGGGTGATGGCGGCGTTAATGCAGATGACGAAGCTGGAGATCGCTGGGTTGCAGCGGGCCTTTAATGGCGCCTGA
- a CDS encoding RNA polymerase sigma factor, giving the protein MSETSSQSIRQQVDAIYQRESRRVFATLIRLLGDFDLAEEAMHDAFTAAVVQWEETGIPDQPRAWLVSTGRFKAIDSLRRRARFDEAQQEVVQRLEGVATQNADRSEQDVEDDRLRLIFTCCHPAIAPQVQVPLTLREVCGLTTEEIASAFLTSPSTMAQRIVRGKAKIRDANIPYVIPERSELPERLDAVLTVVYLVFNEGYAASSGDSLTRRDLSEEAIRLGRLLAELLDDTEVMGLLALMLLHESRREARTTAEGDLILLEDQDRSLWDREKIREGTALVERAIASGEVGSYAIQAAISAVHAGAPSAAATDWTRIVEWYDLLLQATPSPIVELNRAVAVAMQQGPDAGVELIDAILARGELSEYHLVYAARADLCRRSGRDAEARTAYEQALSLVNQASERRFLEKRLQELDESRISPE; this is encoded by the coding sequence ATGAGTGAGACTTCTTCCCAGTCAATTCGACAGCAGGTCGATGCGATCTATCAGCGCGAATCGCGGCGGGTGTTCGCGACACTGATCCGTCTGCTGGGTGACTTTGATCTGGCAGAAGAAGCCATGCACGATGCCTTTACCGCGGCGGTGGTGCAATGGGAGGAGACGGGTATTCCCGATCAACCCCGGGCCTGGCTGGTTTCCACGGGGCGTTTCAAAGCCATCGACAGTCTTCGCCGTCGGGCCCGTTTCGATGAAGCACAACAGGAAGTCGTACAGCGACTGGAAGGCGTTGCCACACAGAATGCCGACCGTTCCGAGCAGGATGTGGAAGACGACCGGCTGCGGCTGATCTTCACCTGCTGTCACCCGGCGATTGCCCCCCAGGTGCAGGTGCCGCTGACACTCCGCGAGGTCTGTGGTCTGACGACGGAGGAGATTGCGAGTGCGTTTCTGACGTCTCCCTCCACGATGGCGCAGCGGATCGTCCGCGGTAAAGCAAAGATCCGGGACGCAAATATTCCGTATGTGATTCCGGAACGATCCGAGTTGCCCGAACGACTGGATGCTGTGCTGACTGTGGTCTACCTGGTGTTTAACGAAGGCTATGCAGCTTCCTCCGGTGATTCACTGACCAGGCGGGATCTGTCGGAAGAGGCGATCCGGCTGGGACGACTGCTCGCGGAACTGCTCGATGATACCGAGGTGATGGGTCTCCTGGCTCTGATGCTGCTGCACGAATCGCGGCGGGAGGCCCGGACGACAGCAGAGGGAGATTTGATTCTGCTGGAAGATCAGGATCGGAGTCTCTGGGATCGGGAGAAAATACGTGAGGGAACCGCACTGGTCGAACGCGCGATCGCCTCGGGGGAGGTGGGGAGCTACGCGATTCAGGCAGCGATCTCTGCCGTACACGCGGGAGCGCCGAGTGCTGCTGCGACAGACTGGACGCGGATTGTCGAATGGTACGATCTGTTGTTGCAGGCGACGCCCTCCCCGATTGTCGAATTGAACCGGGCGGTCGCGGTCGCGATGCAACAGGGGCCTGATGCGGGAGTGGAATTGATCGACGCGATCCTGGCGCGGGGGGAACTGAGTGAATATCACCTGGTCTATGCAGCACGCGCCGATCTCTGTCGTCGGTCGGGCCGGGATGCTGAAGCGCGGACCGCTTACGAACAGGCCCTGTCTTTAGTGAATCAGGCTTCGGAGCGAAGGTTCCTGGAAAAACGGCTGCAGGAACTGGACGAGAGCCGCATTTCTCCTGAATGA
- a CDS encoding VOC family protein — translation MNSSSVKPIPAGMHSITPHLACSNAAEAIEFYKKAFGAEELMRLPGPDGKLVHACLKIGDSQIMLADVREECGMKGPDALGGTPVSIHLQVEDVDAVFNQAIEAGATLIMPVMEMFWGDRYGQIDDPFGHRWSVATHVRDLSFEEIQAGMQAMFEQNQNG, via the coding sequence ATGAACAGTTCCAGCGTTAAACCAATTCCCGCAGGCATGCACAGTATCACTCCCCACCTGGCTTGTTCGAATGCAGCCGAGGCCATTGAGTTTTATAAAAAGGCTTTTGGCGCTGAGGAACTGATGCGGCTGCCCGGACCGGATGGCAAACTGGTACACGCCTGTCTGAAGATCGGTGATTCCCAGATCATGCTGGCCGACGTACGCGAAGAATGTGGGATGAAAGGACCGGATGCGCTGGGAGGAACGCCGGTTTCAATTCATTTGCAGGTCGAGGATGTGGATGCGGTCTTCAATCAGGCAATTGAAGCCGGTGCGACTTTGATTATGCCGGTCATGGAGATGTTCTGGGGCGACCGCTACGGTCAGATAGATGATCCCTTTGGTCATCGCTGGTCTGTGGCGACGCATGTGCGTGATCTGAGTTTCGAAGAGATTCAGGCAGGCATGCAGGCGATGTTCGAACAGAACCAGAACGGCTGA
- a CDS encoding DUF1501 domain-containing protein — protein sequence MRCNYACGSHDSLSRRSFLGGTAAGALSMLGFQGMTQATAAKQLAAQQKQVVVFWLSGGVSQLETWDPKPGTETGGPFLSIPTSAPGVHISELLPYTAQQMHHLALVRGINTKENNHAKGAYIMQTGRKEQPGFAFPYLGSTFSHHLAPPNSPLPGYISVGAGGSSAESTFLGPRHAPLVLSGGRAPNNLGRHDALSEERDLLRRKLRSQVSQRFEQKRKTAHTEVYNESFDQAAALMSRSDIFDFSKFSDKDLERYGKHDFGRHCLMARQLIEKGVTFVKVGHTNYDTHSENFNFHIEQLGEFDRPFATFISDLYDRGLLEHTLIICMCEFGRTPRINSRIGRDHWGSAWSIALGGAGIKGGAVSGKTNETGTKVIDREVNGGHLFHTYYQAVGLDSTEEFYPNGQPIAKADPKTEPIKEILA from the coding sequence ATGCGATGTAATTATGCCTGTGGATCTCACGATTCGCTCAGCCGGCGATCCTTTTTAGGAGGCACGGCCGCCGGTGCTTTGAGCATGCTGGGTTTTCAGGGAATGACCCAGGCAACTGCAGCCAAACAACTGGCAGCGCAACAGAAGCAGGTTGTCGTGTTCTGGCTCTCCGGAGGCGTGAGTCAGCTGGAGACCTGGGATCCCAAACCGGGAACCGAGACCGGCGGTCCATTCCTGTCAATTCCGACATCGGCACCGGGCGTGCATATCAGTGAGTTGCTGCCTTACACGGCGCAACAGATGCATCATCTGGCCCTGGTGCGGGGGATCAATACGAAAGAGAACAACCACGCTAAAGGGGCCTATATTATGCAGACCGGGCGGAAGGAACAGCCCGGCTTCGCGTTCCCCTATCTGGGATCGACCTTCTCGCATCACCTGGCACCGCCGAACAGTCCACTGCCGGGCTACATCTCGGTAGGAGCGGGAGGCTCTTCGGCTGAGTCGACATTCCTGGGACCGCGACATGCGCCCCTGGTACTTTCCGGCGGACGGGCTCCCAATAACCTGGGACGTCATGATGCATTGAGTGAAGAGCGAGACCTGCTGCGTCGCAAACTGCGGAGCCAGGTCAGTCAGCGTTTTGAACAGAAGCGCAAGACCGCACACACGGAAGTGTATAACGAGTCGTTCGATCAGGCGGCAGCGCTGATGTCACGCAGTGATATCTTTGATTTCAGCAAGTTCTCTGACAAAGACCTGGAGCGTTACGGCAAGCATGACTTTGGTCGTCACTGCCTGATGGCGCGTCAGTTGATCGAAAAGGGTGTGACGTTTGTCAAAGTCGGGCATACCAACTACGACACACACTCGGAAAACTTCAACTTCCATATCGAGCAGCTGGGCGAGTTCGATCGACCCTTTGCCACATTTATTTCAGACCTGTACGACCGGGGCCTGCTGGAGCACACGCTGATTATCTGCATGTGCGAGTTCGGCAGAACACCGCGAATCAACTCACGGATTGGCCGCGATCACTGGGGATCGGCCTGGTCGATTGCTCTGGGCGGTGCAGGCATTAAAGGGGGCGCGGTTTCCGGTAAGACAAATGAAACGGGAACCAAAGTCATCGACCGCGAAGTCAACGGCGGTCACCTGTTCCATACGTATTACCAGGCTGTGGGACTGGATTCGACGGAAGAGTTCTACCCCAACGGTCAACCGATTGCCAAGGCGGATCCCAAAACAGAACCGATCAAGGAGATTCTGGCGTGA
- a CDS encoding alkaline phosphatase PhoX gives MSQSCSRRRFLQAAITAPAAGTVFSRFLSTASAKGIVKDHADLKPVADETTGLPLLRLQDGFRYRSFGWTGDVMSDGVVTPEGHDGMGVIAQNGDIVTICRNHEIKGSRTFGPPELTFDPKAGGGCANLQFNVKTGEWLKSWTSLAGTVQNCAGGPTPWGSWLSCEETVIGPHESFRDVQYEHEKHHGWVFEVPAEGTASLEPLQALGRFVHEALAIDPKNGIIYETEDRDTAGFYRFLPNEQEVLSKGGTLQMLKIKGQDDLRTGAQRGVRYHAEWVDIEDPIRRNTPGKNDGLGVYSQGKAQGATTFGRLEGCWYGDGLVYFNCTNGGEAGLGQIWAFSPEEQTLGLVFQSPSHDILDSPDNLTVSPRGGLVLCEDADLKPLRLHTLSRKGLLQTLAINNIHLHKGEHPRLIGDFTGGEWAGATFSPDGEWLFVNIQDPGVTFAITGPWHELGV, from the coding sequence TTGTCGCAATCCTGCTCACGCCGCCGCTTCTTACAGGCAGCTATTACCGCTCCCGCAGCGGGAACTGTCTTCTCCCGTTTTCTCTCTACCGCTTCTGCCAAGGGGATTGTTAAGGATCACGCCGATCTCAAACCGGTGGCGGATGAGACTACCGGTCTGCCCCTGTTACGGTTACAGGACGGTTTTCGTTATCGTTCATTTGGCTGGACCGGCGACGTCATGTCGGATGGTGTGGTCACTCCGGAAGGTCACGACGGGATGGGCGTGATTGCCCAGAACGGAGATATCGTCACCATCTGCCGGAATCACGAAATTAAGGGGTCGCGCACATTTGGTCCTCCCGAGCTGACCTTTGACCCCAAAGCCGGTGGTGGCTGTGCGAATCTGCAGTTCAACGTCAAGACCGGTGAATGGCTGAAGAGCTGGACGAGCCTGGCGGGAACCGTACAGAACTGTGCCGGTGGTCCGACACCATGGGGCAGCTGGCTGTCATGTGAAGAGACCGTGATCGGTCCTCACGAAAGTTTTCGTGATGTGCAGTACGAACACGAGAAACATCACGGCTGGGTATTTGAAGTTCCCGCGGAAGGAACAGCATCGCTGGAGCCTTTGCAGGCCCTGGGGCGGTTTGTGCATGAAGCACTGGCCATCGATCCCAAAAACGGAATCATCTATGAGACAGAAGACCGCGATACAGCGGGCTTCTATCGTTTCCTGCCCAACGAACAGGAAGTCCTCTCCAAAGGGGGGACGCTGCAGATGCTGAAAATCAAGGGGCAGGATGATCTCCGCACCGGGGCACAGCGGGGCGTCCGCTATCACGCTGAGTGGGTCGACATTGAAGATCCGATCCGCCGCAACACACCCGGAAAAAATGATGGTCTCGGCGTTTACTCACAAGGGAAAGCCCAGGGGGCGACTACCTTTGGTCGTCTGGAAGGTTGCTGGTATGGCGACGGACTGGTCTACTTCAACTGCACGAACGGAGGCGAAGCCGGGCTGGGACAGATCTGGGCCTTCTCTCCCGAAGAGCAGACATTGGGCCTCGTGTTCCAGTCGCCGTCGCATGACATTCTGGACAGTCCCGACAACCTGACTGTCAGCCCACGCGGCGGTCTGGTGCTGTGCGAAGATGCCGACCTGAAACCGTTACGGTTGCACACTCTGAGCCGAAAGGGACTGCTGCAGACCCTGGCGATCAATAACATTCATCTGCACAAGGGTGAGCATCCCCGACTGATCGGCGATTTTACCGGCGGCGAATGGGCGGGAGCCACTTTCAGTCCCGACGGCGAATGGCTGTTCGTGAATATTCAGGATCCGGGTGTGACCTTCGCGATCACCGGCCCCTGGCATGAACTGGGAGTCTGA